AGCGATCCCGCGCTGGACCAGCACACGACGTTGCCTTCCATGTCGGCGATCGTCACGGTCGTATTGTTGAACGACGCCTGGATATGGGCGATGCCCGCCGGCACGATCCGCTTCTCTTTCTTCTTTGCACCCTTTTTCTTGGGTTGACCAGCCATTGAATTCTCCGATCGGTTTAAGTCTTCGCGCTTGCCTTCTTACGAACAGCGATCGCGCCGCGGCGCGGTCCTTTCCGTGTCCTCGCGTTGGTATGTGTACGTTGGCCATGAACCGGCAATCCACGCCGGTGGCGAAGGCCGCGATACGCTCCGATTTCCATCAAGCGTTTAATGTTGAACGAAATTTCCTTCCGAAGGTCGCCTTCGACTCGATGTTGCTCTTCGATGACCTTGCGGATTTTGTTGACCTGATCATCATTCAGTTCACGGACTTTCGTGTCGGGATGGACTTCGGCCGAAGCAAGGATATTGTTCGCCTGGGAACGGCCGATCCCGTAGATATACGTAAGACCGATCTCGATGCGTTTATTCGGCGGAAGATCTACGCCAGCAATACGTGCCATGGTTTAGCCCTGCCTCTGCTTGTGTTTGGTATTGACGCAAATCACGCGCACGACGCGTTTGCGGTGCACAATCTTGCACTTGTCACAAATCTTCTTAACGGATGCTCTGACTTTCATATCTATTCACCAATCATCACTTGTATCTGTATACGATCCGGCCCCGGGTCAGGTCGTACGGTGACAACTCGACCGCGACTTTGTCTCCGGGCAAGATTCTGATAAAGTTCTTCCGCATCTTTCCCGAGATGTGAGCCAGCACCTGGTGCTTATTGTCCAATTCGACACGAAACATCGCATTCGGCAGCGGCTCGATCACCGTCGCAATGACTTCAATAGCGTCTTCTTTAGGCAATCGCCTTATTTCCTTCCATTAGTAACGGGCGTCGGAACCGTTTCGATGATCTTCAGGATCTCCTCCGTCACCTGGCCAATGGGTCTCATGCCGTCTACCTGATGATAGACGCCTAAGCTTTTGTAAAATTCCACGAGCGGCTGATTCTTCATGCGAAACGTCCGGAACCGCTCGAGAATCAGGTCTTCCCGGTCGTCGGACCGGTGAATGAGACCTTTGCCGCATTTGTCACACATATTGTCGGCCTTCGGTACTCGGCTGTACTGGTTATAGATCTCACCGCAGCCCGGGCACATCAACCGTCCGATCAATCGTTTTTCCTGGCGCAGCCGTTCGGAATCCGCGCCGATTTCGATCACCGACAATTCGTCACCGCTGTTCATCTGCGCGCGAAATGTGTATGCCTGTGAAACGGTGCGCGGATAACCGTCCAGGATGAAACCTTTCTGGCAATCGTCACGCTGAATCCGGTCCGCAACAATACCGTTGACGATCGTATCGCTGACAAGTTCGCCGGCATCCATCTTGGTCTTGGCTTCGCATCCGAACGGCGTTTTGTTCGCGATTGCTTCGCGCAGCATGTCGCCCGTCGAGACCTGCGGAATCTGCAGCCTCTGCATAATTGATCTCGCCTGCGTCCCTTTGCCAGCGCCGGGATGACCTACCAGGATCACGATCTTCCGGCCCATCTAACTTCTTCTCCCTCGAACTCGATTCTTCTTCATGAAACCGTCATAGTGACGCATGATCAACTGCGACTCGACCATCTGAATAGTATCCATCGCTACTCCGACCACAATCAACAGAGAGGTTCCGCCAAAATAGAAGTTCACGCGAAGGCCCTGAGTAATCCATTGCGGCAGCCTGGCGTCCAGCCCCGCTCCGATAAATGGAATACTCTGCACGTGGAAACCAGTTATAAGGAATTCTGGAATAATGGCAATCAAGGCAAGGTACAGCGCGCCGACTAAAGTAAGCCGGGTCAGAATAGAGTTGACATATTCCGCTGTCCGTTTACCCGGCCGGATGCCCGGAATAAATCCGCCATACTTCCGCATGTTATCCGCAACTTCGTTCGGGTTAAAGATGATCGAAGTATAGAAGTAGCAGAAGAAGATGATGCCGACAACATAGAGAAGGTTGTAAATAGGCTCGCCAAATCGCAGCGCGTCCGTCACTCTGGTCAGGAAGTGGCCGATCCCGGAAGTATTGTCTTTGATAACCAGGCCGAAGGTCTGAGGAAACGTCAGGATGGACGACGCGAAGATAACGGGAATAACGCCGCCTGTATTCACGCGGAGGGGGAGATGGGTCGATTGCCCGCCCAGCACCCGCCGTCCGACGACGCGCTTCGCGTATTGTACCGAAATTCGCCGTTGCCCGCGCTCCACCAGAACAATGAAGGCGATAATCACAACCATCGCAGCCAGAAGAAGCAGAACGACGAAGACCGACCATTCACCGGTACTGATTTTGTCGTAAACATCGGCGATGCCGCGGGGCAGGCCGACAACGATACCGGCAAAAATAATCAACGACATTCCGTTCCCGATGCCGCGATCGGTGATTTGTTCTCCCAGCCACATGATGAACGCGGATCCGGTCGTCAGCGTCAACATGGTCATCACGATGAAACCGATACCCGGATTCACGACGAATCCCGGTTGGCGCTCGAGTGCAATCGCGATTCCCGCCGATTGAACGGCGCTAAGAACAACCGTGAGGTAGCGAGTGTAGGTCGTGATTTTCCGGCGTCCGAGTTCGCCCTCTTTGGAGAGTTTCTCCAGGTAGGGCCAGACAACCGTCAACAGCTGAAGGATGATCGACGCCGTGATGTACGGCATGATGCCCAACGCAAAAATTGTCAAACGCCGGAAATTGCCGCCCGAAAACAGATCCAGCATACCGAAAACGGTTCCGGCATTGTTCGAGAAGAAATTGGACAACGCCTGCGAATCGATGCCGGGTGTCGGGATAAACGCACCGATGCGGTACACACCGAGGAGCGCGAACATGAACGCGATCCGTTTCCGGAGATCCGGCACATTAAATATGTTTTGTAGCGCTTCGATCACAGGCTGATTACCTCGACGGTGCCTCCGGCTTTCGTGATTTTTTCACGGGCACTCTCCGTAAAATAATGGGCGGAGACGTGGAGCGCGCGGTCGATCTGGCCGTCGCCAAGCACGCGCAGGCCGTTCGGGGCGACCTTGCGGATAATGCCTTTATCGACGAGCTCCTGGGGTCCTACTTTCGTTCCGTTTTCGAATTTCGCCAGATCGCGAATATTCACGGCCGAGAATTCCTTCCTGAATATCGCGTTCGTGAAGCCGCGCTTCGGCATGCGCCGGTGCAACGGCATCTGACCGCCTTCGAAACCGCGCTTCTGGCTGCTGCCCGAACGGGACCACATGCCTTTGCTTCCGCGAGCGGCTGTTTTTCCGTGTCCTGAGCCGGGCCCGCGTCCGATTCGTTTGGTCTTGTGCGTGGATCCCGGATCCGGCCTTAAGGTGTTGATACCTGACATAATTATTGCTCCAGAATCCGCACGAGGTGCGGAACCTTCGCCACCATCCCCCGGATGGCCGGCGTGTCCTCGGCTTCACGAATCGCATTCAGCTTGCGCAGCCCCAGCCCTTTGACAACGAGTTTCTGCTGTACATTGAAGCCGATGGCGCTTCGGTAATATTGAATCTTCAACTTGCCTGCGGCCGCTTTATTGTTCGTCGCCATGTGTTACCCCAAAATCTCTTCCAGTTGTTTCTCGCGCAGTCTGGCAACTTCCTGCGGGTCCTTAAGACTGCGCAACCCCTCGAACGTCGCCTTGATGACGTTGTGGGGGTTCGAAGTTCCGATCGACTTCGTCAGGATATTTTGCACGCCGGCGGCTTGCATTACCGCGCGAACGGCGCCGCCGGCAATAATTCCGGTACCTTCGACGGCGGGCTTCAGCAGCACACGGCCGGCACCGAACAAACCCATTATCTGGTGCGGGATCGTGTTATTGGTCAACGGAACCTTGATCAAATTCTTTTTTGCGGCCTCTATGGCTTTACGAATGGCCTGGGCAACTTCTTTCGCTTTTCCGTTCCCGTATCCGACGTGTCCGCCTTCGTCACCGACAACTACAAGCGCGCTGAAACTCAGATTTTTACCGCCCTTGACGACTTTCGTGACGCGGTTGATCGACACGACGGTGTCTTTCAGTTGCAATGGTGCAGGATCGATTCGTCTGGTATTGCGCACTAAAATTTCAGGCCCGCTTCCCGGGCTGCCTCCGCTAATGCCTTGACTCTGCCGTGGTAAAGGTAGCCGCCGCGATCGAACAGAACGGCGCCGATGCCCTTCTCCTTCGCGCGTTCGGCAACAAGCTTTCCGACCGCCTTTGCAGCAGCGATATTGCCGCCCTGTTTGACGTCCTTTTTCGTATCGACGTCCAGCGTGGACGCAGCTGTCAATGTGGTGCCCTTGGAGTCGTCAATGATCTGGGCGTAAATGTGTTTGTTGCTTCTGAAGACGGCGAGACGCGGCCGGCCAGGCGACCCGCTGAGATGCTTGCGGATGCGCTCATGGATCCGCATCCGAACTTCATTGGACGATACAGTTGCCATACTTATTTACCTCCGGCCTTTCCGGCTTTCTTCTTCAGGACCTCGCCGGAGTACCGGATGCCCTTGTTCTTGTATGGGTCCGGCTTCTTCAACGATCGGATATTCGCCGCAATCTGTCCGACTTGCTGGCGGTCCACCCCGGTGATGACCAGCCGCGTCTGCTTGTCAACCGTTATGCTGATTCCAGGCGGAATCGGATACTCGATCGGATGGGAAAAACCCAGCGTAAAAACCACCGAGTTCTTTCTCTGTTCCGCGCGGTAGCCCACACCGACGATTTCCAGTTCCCGGGAAAAACCTTCGGTCACTCCGCGGACGGCATTGGCGACCAGAGCACGCGCCAGACCGTGAAAAGCCCGCTGCGGCCCGCTGTCGTCCAGGCGTACTGCAACGAGTTGCTTGTCTTTTTGCTGCCACTTGATTCCCGGTGGAATGAGGTTGGTCACACTTCCCTTTGGACCGGTAACGACGACCGTATCCGGCTTGATGTCGACCTTGACCTTGTCGGGCACGGGAATGGGCTTTTTACCAATTCTCGACATACGTTCTTCCTCAGTAGATATTGCAGAGCAGCTCGCCGCCGAAACCCTGCCTGCGCGCCTGCTTACCGGTCATCACGCCATGTGACGTCGTCAGAATGTTGATACCCAGGCCGCCGAGCACTCTCGGAATTTCCGTTTTCGATACGTAGACGCGGCACCCCGGCCGGCTGATACGTTCGATATTGGAGATGACGTGCTCGCCTTTCGGCCCATATTTCAAGAAGAGCGTGAGAAAGTTTTTCCCTTCCTCGTCGCTGGTCTTGAAATGAGAAATGTAACCCTCTTCTTTCAGGATCCGGGCAATCTCCACTTTCAGTCTCGACGCGGGCATATCCACTTTCTGATGCTTCGCCTGAACCGCATTCCTGACGCGGGTCAACATGTCTGCAATCGGATCGGTCATTTAAGTTAAACCTCGTTTACTTGGCACGCCGGATCACCAGCTGCTCTTGATTACGCCCGGGACCTCGCCCGAGAGCGACAACTGCCGGAAGCAAATTCGGCAGAGCTGGAACTTTCGAAGGAAGCCGCGAGGACGGCCACAGCGCTTGCAGCGGCTGTGGTATCGAACGGCGAATTTCTTCTTCTTTGCTTCTTTAGCAACGGCGGACGTTCGAGCCATTCTTTCTCCTATTGCCTAAACGGCTTGCCTGAACGGCATTCCAAACTGTCTTAATAATTCCCTGGCCTCATCATCGCTGCGGGCTGTCGTGACAATCGTCACGTTCATGCCGCGAATCTTGTCCACTTTTTCGTACGAAATCTCCGGGAAGATCAATTGATCCCGGAGCCCCAGCGTGTAGTTCCCCCGGCCGTCGAACGACTTGGTCGAGACACCGCGGAAATCGCGCACGCGCGGCAGAACGACGCTGGTCAAACGATCGAGGAATTCAAACATGCGTTCGCCGCGGAGCGTGACAGCCGCCCCGATCGGCATGTGCTGCCGCAGTTTGAAGTTCGCGATGGACTTCTTTGCCCGCGTAACGACCGGACGCTGGCCCGAAATGCGGCCCAGCTCATCCACAGCAACATCGAGAATCTTCGCATTTGCCACGGCTTCGCCAAGTCCCATATTGATGACAATCTTTTCCAGTTTCGGCACAGCCATGACGTTCGCGTATTTGAAGTGCTTCATCAGCGCAGGAACGATTTCCTTGGTGTAGCGCACCTTCAAACGCGGCGGCTCCTGCGGGCCTTTCGGCCTGGCAGCTTTCTTTCCCGCTTCCTGCGGTGCGGCTTCTGCCGCGTCCTTCGCGGCTTTGCCTTTCTTCGGCTTCTCTTCTTTCTTACTCACGTCGGTTCTCCAGGGACTACTCGATAGTGCTTCCGCATTTCTTGCAGGCCCGCACGGTGCGGTCGTCCGCAAGAACTTTGTTGGCGATGCGCGTGTGCTGTTTGCAGCTTTTGCAGACGATCGCGACATTGGACATGTGAATCGGCGCTTCTTTCTCGACGATGCCGCCCTTGATATTGCGCTGCGGATTCGGCCGGGTGTGGCGCTTGATCATCTGGACGCCTTCAACCACGATCTTCTGATCCTTCGGGATCACGATCAGCACACGACCGCTTTTTCCACGATCCTTCCCGCGCAGGACAAATACTTCATCATTCTTTTTGATTGGAGGAAGGGCCGGCATTAGATCACCTCCGGAGCCAATGAAACAATTTTCATGAATTTCTTGTCGCGCAACTCGCGCGCAACGGGTCCGAACACACGGGTTCCGATCGGTTCGTGATCGTCATTGATAAGGACGGCGGCGTTGGTATCGAACCGGATATATGTCCCGTCTTTGCGGCGCGTCTCCTTGCGGGTACGGACGATGACGCACTTCACAACCGATCCCTTTTTGACGTTGCTGTCCGGGCTGGCTTCCTTCACCGAAGCCGTGATGATATCGCCCAGGCCGGCCTTGAGGCCGGTCGATCCTCCGAGCGGCAGGATGCAGGCGAGCCGCTTTGCTCCCGAATTGTCGGCCACCTCGAGGATGGTTCTCATTTGAACAGGCATGACTTCTTACACCCCCGTCGTCGATGCGCGGATAACCTCTTTGAGGCTCCACCGTTTGTTTTTGCTGAGAGGGCGGCTCTCAACGATTCGAACCATGTCGCCTTCGTGAGCCTTACCGTGCTCGTCATGCGCCATGAACTTCGAACGCTTCGTCATGATGCGTTTGTACACCGGATGCGCCACTCGCCGCCGCACTTCCACGACGATTGTCTTCTGCATCTTGGTGCTGGTGACAATGCCGACTTTTTCCTGCCGGTGACGGACTTCTTTTTCGTTGGTAGTCGCTGTTTCAGCCATTATTCTTCTCGCGCAAAATCGTTAACAACCGCGCCTTGTCCTTCCGCAATTCCCGCATTTTGTTGAGGCTCTCTGTCTGGCCCATGGCCCACTGAAAACGCAGCTTGAACATCTGCTCATTCATCTCTCCGTCCTGCCGCTGCAACTCCTCGGAGGTCATGTCGCGAAGTTTCTTTGCCCGATCTCCAGATCTCACTGCGCTCCCCCCGTCTTTTCTGCACGCTCTTCGCGCATCACAAACTTCGTGTGCACCGGCAGCTTCTGGGCTGCCAGGCGCATGGCTTCGCGCGCGACGGTTTCCGGCACACCTTCCATTTCGTAGAGAATGCGGCCGGGCTTCACAACGGCCACCCAGTATTCGGGCGCGCCCTTCCCTTTACCCATACGGGTTTCCGCAGGCTTCTTCGTAACGGGCTTGTCGGGAAAAATCCGGATCCAGACTTTACCGCCGCGCTTGACGAAACGCGTGATCGCGATACGGCCGGCCTCGATCTGGCGGTCGGTAATCCACGCGGCATCGAGCGTCTTCAAACCGAAATCACCGAATTCGAGTGATGAACCGCGCCACGCCTTGCCTCTCATGCGGCCGCGCTGCTGTTTCCGGTACTTGACTTTCTTTGGCATCAACATGGTTCAGTTCCTCTAGATGCGCGCCGCCGCAGGCCCCTGCGGCTGTTTGCTCGGCAGAATCTCGCCTTTGTAAATCCAGCACTTGACTCCGATGACTCCGTAAGTGGTATAGGCCTGCGCAAAGCCATAATCCACATCCGCGCGAAGGGTATGCAGCGGGAGCCGGCCCTGCAGATACCACTCTGAACGCGCGATTTCGGCGCCGTTCAACCGGCCGCTGACGCGGACCTTGATCCCCTTGGCGCCGAAGCGCAGGGCCGAGTCGACCGACTTTCTCATGGCGCGGCGGAAAGCGATGCGTTTCTCGAGCTGCATTGCAATCGATTCCGCGACGAGTTGCGCATCAAGTTCAGGACGATGAATCTCCTGAATATTGATGTAGACCTCACGGTTCGTCCGCTTTTGAACATCGATTTTGAGCTTGTCGATTTCCGCGCCTTTACGACCGATGATGATTCCCGGACGCGACGTGTAGATCGTGATCCGGAGCTTGTTTGCCATCCGCTCCACTTCGATGTTGCTCACACCGGCGTGGCCGAGCTGCTTCTTCAGATCGCGCTTCAGCTTCAGGTCCTCGTGAAGAAGGCGGCTGTAATCGCGCTTGGCGAACCATCGTGACCGCCAGGGCTTGGTAACGCCAAGACGGAATCCATAAGGATGTGTCTTCTGACCCATTATTCTCTCTCTCCAAGTTCGATGGTGATGTGCGACGTACGGCGCTGATAACGGTATGCGCGGCCCATTGGCGCAGGGCGGATTCGCTTCAAGCGCGGCCCTTCGTTGATAAAGCACGTCTCAACGAACAGGTTGTCCACATCCACGTTCTCGTCTTTCTGAGTCGCGTTCGCGACTGCGGACTTTACGACTTTCTCGATCTCACGCGTCGACTTCGGTTTGTTGGTGAACTTCAGCGTCATCAACGCCTCGTTCACGTTCTTGCCTCGAATGAGGTCGACGACCAGCCGCGCCTTCTGCGGCGACATCCGGATGAATCTGCTTGTAGCTTTGCTCTTCATAAGACTTCCCTGGCGCCTCAGCCCGCTTTCGGAGCTGCGGAAGCTGCCCCACCGCCGCCCGCAGATGCCGCCGGTGCGACCGCCTTGTCCTTTCCGCCTGAGGCACTATGGCCTTTGAACGTGCGCGTCGGCGCGAACTCGCCGAGCTTGTGACCGACCATGTTTTCCGTCACATAAACTGGAATGAATTTCTTCCCGTTGTGCACCGCAATCGTGTGACCGACCATCTCCGGGATGACCGTTGACCGGCGCGACCACGTCTTATATATCTTCTTTTCGTTCCGGGCATTCAATCCGGCAATGGCCTTCGCCAGGGGTTCATCGATAAACGCACCCTTTTTTTGTGAACGCATGCTACTTGCTCTTCCTCTTCACGATGAACTTGTCAGTTCGTTTGTTGTTTCGTGTTTTGTATCCGAGCGTCGGTTTGCCCCATGGCGTCATCGGATGATATCCCTTGACGCGGCCTTCACCACCACCATGCGGATGATCGACGGGATTCATGACGACACCGCGATTTGTAGGGCGAATACCCATGTGACGCGTGCGGCCCGCTTTGCCGATCGTGATGTTCTCGTGATCCAGGTTCCCGACCTGGCCGATCGTGGCGCTGCAATCCACATTGACGAGCCGCACTTCACCGGAAGGCAGCTTCACGTGCGCATAAGTGCCTTCCTTCGCGACAAGCTGCGCGGCAGCGCCGGCACTTCGGGCCATTTGCGCGCCCTTGCCGGGCCGCAGTTCGATGTTATGAACGGTTGTACCGAGCGGAATGTTCTTCAGGGGCAGCGAATTGCCGACCAGAATATCCGCCTCGGGTCCGGCGATGACCGACATGCCAACCTTCAGGCCAACCGGCTGAAGAATGTACCGCCGCTCGCCGTCGGCATAACAAAGCAGAGCGATGAAGGCGGAGCGATTCGGATCGTATTCGATGGTTTCCACCTTCGCGGGAATCCCGATCTTGTCGCGCCGGAAATCGATCAGGCGATAATGCTTCTTATTTCCGCCGCCACGATGATTAATCGTCATCTGGCCGTAATTGTTGCGGCCATCGATCCGGTTTTTCCGTTCGAGCAATGGCTTATGGGGCTCATCGGTCGTGAGATCCACCTTGTAATCGATGACCGTTTTGAACCGAAGGGAATGGGTTTTTGGCCTGAAACTCTTGATAGCCATTACAGATTATCTCCGTACTCGATCATCTTCTCACCTTCGCGGAGCGTGACATATGCCTTCTTCCAGTCCGATCGATAACCGGTGTACTTGCCGCGGCGGCGCATCTTTCCTGGAACAACCATCGTGCGAACCGCCTGCACTTTCACTTTGAAGAACTGCTCGACCGCTTCCTGGATTTGCTTCTTGCTCGCGCTGTCGGCAACCTCAAAGCAGAGAGTGCGCTCGTTTTCTTTAAGAGTGAGGCCTTTTTCAGTAATCACTGGACGTTTGATGACATCGTAAAGGGTGCTCATTTCGCCAGCACCTCCTGCAGAGCCTGAATTGCCGCCTTCGTGAAAACCACGTGCCTGGCGTTCAAAACGTGATACGGCGTTACCTGAAGATTGGGAAGCAGTTGAACGTCACTCATATTGCGCGCGGCAAGCCAGAGGTTCGGATTCTCTTGGTGGTCCACCAGCAGAACTTTGCGGTCGAAACCAAGGCCGGCCAGCGCCTGTAAGAACGCTTTGGTTTTGTGGCTTTCGAGCGCGAACGCATCGACAATGTTCAATTGATTTTCTTTGAGCTTCTTGGCCAGGGCCGATTTGAGCGCGGCGCGGAACATTTTCTTGGGCAGAGGAGCTTCGTAGTTTCGCGGGCGAGGCCCGAAAACCGTACCGCCTTTACGCCACAGCGGATTGCGGATTTCTCCGACGCGCGCTCGGCCGGTACCTTTCTGA
This genomic interval from Terriglobia bacterium contains the following:
- the rplD gene encoding 50S ribosomal protein L4, with the translated sequence MATVDVKNLKNEVVGKVDLEDAVFGGPINEGLMHLAVKQYLAGLRSGTHNTKTRAEVSGSGKKPWRQKGTGRARVGEIRNPLWRKGGTVFGPRPRNYEAPLPKKMFRAALKSALAKKLKENQLNIVDAFALESHKTKAFLQALAGLGFDRKVLLVDHQENPNLWLAARNMSDVQLLPNLQVTPYHVLNARHVVFTKAAIQALQEVLAK